The proteins below are encoded in one region of Phaseolus vulgaris cultivar G19833 chromosome 1, P. vulgaris v2.0, whole genome shotgun sequence:
- the LOC137815226 gene encoding uncharacterized protein isoform X1, producing MDEEIKSEFKRSGFDIEDEQEILSKCVTFCINYSLTPSDLVSSWEVHYLNRQLNEPIVESAEIDGFLLHLQNQKKEDIIKEKEESGLHMYTIGDVEMLLNNDDDTKDNTPGTPINHHHDTFSPTDTTSLMYENVLSSGKASKSKLITPFSKRTERFAVKFSINTLPSVENGKQELNHEDTENDEDDVVRRVPQRERCSLVIHGSGLKPGCRFMYDRTEDRLNAIENRIRKHTRAFVASGLYEEPTDPTSASQRSIFAVGMICCDAEGRLNEKSVMLQSSIEHSGGECVRLDLQRLNHYSIFPGQVVGIGGHNPSGHCFIASKLVDSIPTSVADENLNPPKKQAIDKENQSTDTLCKQRELSMIIAAGPFTTADNLLFEPLTELLQYAKRRPPHLLVLLGPFVDSEHPDLKKGTVDRTFDEIFHFEILRKLEDYVEHVGSGTRVLLVPSIRDANHDFVFPQPALEINLSDFKSQIVSLANPGIFEANEVKVGCCTVDVIKQTSGEEISRTAADGKPIDRMSRLANHILNQQSFYPLYPPAESVPLDFSLAPEALQLSLVPDILILPSDIKYFVKMLSSESEGINNSNSKCIAVNPGRLAKGEGGGTFVELHYGGGSDQINASIVGI from the exons ATGGACGAGGAAATCAAATCCGAATTCAAAAGAAGCGGTTTCGACATCGAAGACGAACAAGAAATTCTCAGCAAAT GTGTCACTTTCTGCATCAATTACAGTCTCACTCCTTCCGATCTCGTCTCAAGCTGGGAAGTTCATTACCTCAATAG ACAGCTGAATGAACCAATAGTAGAGAGTGCCGAAATTGATGGCTTTCTGTTGCATCTACAAAATCAGAAGAAAGAGGACATTATAAAGGAAAAGGAAGAATCTGGCTTGCATATGTACACTATCGGAGATGTAGAAAT GCTCTtaaataatgatgatgatacaAAGGACAATACTCCTGGAACTCCAATAAATCATCATCATGATACTTTTTCTCCAACTGACACAACATCTTTAATGTATGAGAATGTTTTATCTTCTGGGAAAGCATCAAAGTCAAAACTAATTACACCCTTTTCAAAGCGAACAGAAAGATTTGCAGTGAAATTTAGTATCAACACTCTCCCTAGTGTAGAGAATGGGAAGCAAGAACTTAATCACGAGGATACTGAGAATGATGAAGATGATGTTGTCAGAAGAGTTCCACAACGTGAAAGGTGTTCATTGGTCATTCATGGATCAGGACTCAAACCAGGTTGTAGATTCATGTATGATAGAACAGAGGATAGG ctTAATGCAATAGAAAACCGAATTAGGAAACAtacaagggcatttgtagcttCTGGGCTCTATGAAGAACCAACAGACCCCACATCTGCTTCACAG AGGAGCATTTTTGCTGTTGGCATGATTTGTTGTGATGCAGAAGGCCGTTTAAATGAGAAGTCTGTCATGCTGCAGAGCAG TATTGAGCATTCTGGAGGGGAATGTGTTCGCCTTGACTTGCAACGTTTAAACCATTATTCAATTTTTCCTGGCCAG GTAGTTGGTATTGGAGGACATAATCCTAGTGGGCATTGCTTCATTGCATCTAAATTGGTGGATTCTATACCTACGTCTGTAGCTGATGAGAATTTGAATCCTCCGAAGAAGCAAGCTATTGATAAGGAGAATCAGTCTACTGATACGCTTTGTAAACAGAGAGAGTTATCAATG ATTATTGCGGCTGGTCCCTTTACTACAGCAGACAATTTGTTGTTTGAGCCTCTTACAGAACTGCTGCAATATGCAAAACGAAGACCACCACATTTGCTTGTATTG CTGGGACCATTTGTGGACTCTGAGCACCCAGATCTTAAGAAAGGAACTGTAGACAGGACTTTTGATGAAATATTTCATTTTGAAATCCTGAGGAAG TTGGAAGATTATGTAGAACATGTGGGTTCTGGAACACGTGTTCTTCTTGTTCCATCTATACGTGATGCTAACCATGATTTTGTGTTTCCTCAG ccTGCATTGGAAATCAATTTATCTGATTTCAAATCTCAG atagTCAGTCTCGCTAATCCTGGAATCTTTGAGGCCAATGAG GTTAAGGTTGGTTGCTGCACCGTGGATGTTATCAAGCAAACCAGTGGAGAGGAGATATCGCGAACTGCAGCAGATGGAAAACCCATTGATCGCATGAGTAGACTTGCAAACCATATTCTCAACCAACAAAG CTTCTATCCACTTTACCCACCCGCAGAAAGTGTTCCCTTGGACTTTTCGCTTGCTCCAGAAGCCCTTCAGCTTTCATTGGTTCCCGACATACTTATCTTACCTTCAGACATCAAGTACTTTGTCAAG
- the LOC137816269 gene encoding LOW QUALITY PROTEIN: lysine histidine transporter 2 (The sequence of the model RefSeq protein was modified relative to this genomic sequence to represent the inferred CDS: deleted 1 base in 1 codon) encodes MSHSEENSVDVDVVAARQKKIDDWLPVTASRNGKWWYSTFHNLTAMVGAGVLTLPYAMSNMGWGPGATVLFLSWIITLYTLWQMVEMHEMVPGKRFDRYHELGQHAFGEKLGLWVVVPQQVIVEVGTCIVYTVTGGKSLKKFHDTICPDCKDIRTSYWIVIFASVNLVLAQFPNFNSISVISFGAAAMSLMYSTISWCAAINKGTEPDVSYGLKATNSTDAVFNFLSALGDVAFAYAGHNVVLEIQATMPSTPEMPSKKPMWRGVILAYIGVAFCYLPVAFIGYYIFGNSVDDNILITLQRPSWLIATANFFVFLHVVGGYQVFAMPVFDMIETYMVTKLNFSPSTVLRVTTRSIYVALTMLIAICIPFFGSLLGFLGGLASAPTSYFLPCIIWLRLMRPKRYGLSWTINWICIFLGVLLMILSPIAAMRNIIMSAKDYKFFS; translated from the exons ATGAGCCATTCCGAAGAAAACAGTGTTGATGTTGATGTTGTTGCTGCTAGACAGAAGAAAATTGATGATTGGCTTCCAGTGACTGCTTCAAGAAATGGGAAATGGTGGTATTCAACTTTTCATAATCTCACAGCCATGGTTGGTGCAGGTGTTCTCACCCTTCCCTATGCCATGTCAAATATGGGCTG GGGTCCTGGTGCTACTGTGCTGTTCTTGTCATGGATCATCACCCTCTACACCCTGTGGCAAATGGTGGAGATGCACGAAATGGTGCCTGGGAAGAGATTCGACAGGTACCATGAGTTGGGTCAGCATGCCTTTGGAGAGAAGTTGGGTCTGTGGGTTGTGGTTCCTCAACAGGTCATTGTTGAAGTTGGAACATGCATCGTGTATACAGTGACTGGGGGCAAGTCATTGAAGAAATTTCATGATACCATTTGCCCTGATTGCAAAGATATCAGAACCTCTTATTGGATTGTTATATTTGCTTCTGTCAACTTGGTTCTTGCACAATTCCCCAACTTCAACTCCATCTCTGTTATCTCTTTTGGTGCAGCTGCCATGTCTCTCAT GTACTCAACCATCTCTTGGTGTGCTGCTATAAACAAGGGCACTGAACCTGATGTGAGTTATGGGCTCAAAGCCACCAATTCCACTGATGCAGTGTTCAACTTTCTCTCTGCCTTGGGAGATGTAGCATTTGCCTATGCAGGCCACAATGTGGTTTTGGAAATTCAAGCAACCATGCCTTCAACCCCAGAGATGCCTTCCAAGAAACCCATGTGGAGAGGTGTTATTTTGGCATACATTGGAGTTGCATTCTGCTACTTACCTGTTGCTTTCATTGGCTACTATATCTTTGGAAACTCAGTTGATGATAACATTCTCATCACACTACAACGCCCCTCTTGGCTCATTGCCACAGCTAac ttttttgtctttctccATGTTGTTGGAGGCTACCAA GTGTTTGCTATGCCAGTGTTTGATATGATCGAAACCTACATGGTTACCAAGTTGAATTTTTCACCTTCTACTGTTCTACGAGTGACAACTAGAAGCATATATGTTG CACTCACTATGCTAATTGCCATATGTATACCATTCTTTGGCTCTCTGCTTGGATTTCTTGGAGGCTTGGCCTCTGCCCCAACTTCATATTTT TTGCCCTGTATCATATGGCTCAGGCTCATGAGGCCCAAGAGATATGGCTTGTCTTGGACAATCAACTGG ATCTGCATTTTTCTTGGGGTATTGTTGATGATACTATCTCCTATTGCTGCTATGAGAAATATCATCATGTCAGCCAAAGACTACAAGTTCTTCTCATAA
- the LOC137815226 gene encoding uncharacterized protein isoform X2, with translation MDEEIKSEFKRSGFDIEDEQEILSKCVTFCINYSLTPSDLVSSWEVHYLNRQLNEPIVESAEIDGFLLHLQNQKKEDIIKEKEESGLHMYTIGDVEMLLNNDDDTKDNTPGTPINHHHDTFSPTDTTSLMYENVLSSGKASKSKLITPFSKRTERFAVKFSINTLPSVENGKQELNHEDTENDEDDVVRRVPQRERCSLVIHGSGLKPGCRFMYDRTEDRLNAIENRIRKHTRAFVASGLYEEPTDPTSASQRSIFAVGMICCDAEGRLNEKSVMLQSSIEHSGGECVRLDLQRLNHYSIFPGQVVGIGGHNPSGHCFIASKLVDSIPTSVADENLNPPKKQAIDKENQSTDTLCKQRELSMIIAAGPFTTADNLLFEPLTELLQYAKRRPPHLLVLLGPFVDSEHPDLKKGTVDRTFDEIFHFEILRKLEDYVEHVGSGTRVLLVPSIRDANHDFVFPQPALEINLSDFKSQIVSLANPGIFEANEVKVGCCTVDVIKQTSGEEISRTAADGKPIDRMSRLANHILNQQRKCSLGLFACSRSPSAFIGSRHTYLTFRHQVLCQDA, from the exons ATGGACGAGGAAATCAAATCCGAATTCAAAAGAAGCGGTTTCGACATCGAAGACGAACAAGAAATTCTCAGCAAAT GTGTCACTTTCTGCATCAATTACAGTCTCACTCCTTCCGATCTCGTCTCAAGCTGGGAAGTTCATTACCTCAATAG ACAGCTGAATGAACCAATAGTAGAGAGTGCCGAAATTGATGGCTTTCTGTTGCATCTACAAAATCAGAAGAAAGAGGACATTATAAAGGAAAAGGAAGAATCTGGCTTGCATATGTACACTATCGGAGATGTAGAAAT GCTCTtaaataatgatgatgatacaAAGGACAATACTCCTGGAACTCCAATAAATCATCATCATGATACTTTTTCTCCAACTGACACAACATCTTTAATGTATGAGAATGTTTTATCTTCTGGGAAAGCATCAAAGTCAAAACTAATTACACCCTTTTCAAAGCGAACAGAAAGATTTGCAGTGAAATTTAGTATCAACACTCTCCCTAGTGTAGAGAATGGGAAGCAAGAACTTAATCACGAGGATACTGAGAATGATGAAGATGATGTTGTCAGAAGAGTTCCACAACGTGAAAGGTGTTCATTGGTCATTCATGGATCAGGACTCAAACCAGGTTGTAGATTCATGTATGATAGAACAGAGGATAGG ctTAATGCAATAGAAAACCGAATTAGGAAACAtacaagggcatttgtagcttCTGGGCTCTATGAAGAACCAACAGACCCCACATCTGCTTCACAG AGGAGCATTTTTGCTGTTGGCATGATTTGTTGTGATGCAGAAGGCCGTTTAAATGAGAAGTCTGTCATGCTGCAGAGCAG TATTGAGCATTCTGGAGGGGAATGTGTTCGCCTTGACTTGCAACGTTTAAACCATTATTCAATTTTTCCTGGCCAG GTAGTTGGTATTGGAGGACATAATCCTAGTGGGCATTGCTTCATTGCATCTAAATTGGTGGATTCTATACCTACGTCTGTAGCTGATGAGAATTTGAATCCTCCGAAGAAGCAAGCTATTGATAAGGAGAATCAGTCTACTGATACGCTTTGTAAACAGAGAGAGTTATCAATG ATTATTGCGGCTGGTCCCTTTACTACAGCAGACAATTTGTTGTTTGAGCCTCTTACAGAACTGCTGCAATATGCAAAACGAAGACCACCACATTTGCTTGTATTG CTGGGACCATTTGTGGACTCTGAGCACCCAGATCTTAAGAAAGGAACTGTAGACAGGACTTTTGATGAAATATTTCATTTTGAAATCCTGAGGAAG TTGGAAGATTATGTAGAACATGTGGGTTCTGGAACACGTGTTCTTCTTGTTCCATCTATACGTGATGCTAACCATGATTTTGTGTTTCCTCAG ccTGCATTGGAAATCAATTTATCTGATTTCAAATCTCAG atagTCAGTCTCGCTAATCCTGGAATCTTTGAGGCCAATGAG GTTAAGGTTGGTTGCTGCACCGTGGATGTTATCAAGCAAACCAGTGGAGAGGAGATATCGCGAACTGCAGCAGATGGAAAACCCATTGATCGCATGAGTAGACTTGCAAACCATATTCTCAACCAACAAAG AAAGTGTTCCCTTGGACTTTTCGCTTGCTCCAGAAGCCCTTCAGCTTTCATTGGTTCCCGACATACTTATCTTACCTTCAGACATCAAGTACTTTGTCAAG
- the LOC137815225 gene encoding uncharacterized protein — MSPSHLPLRWESTGEQWWYASPIDCAAANGHYDLVVELLHLDSNLLIKLTSLRRIRRLETVWDDEEHFEDVAKCRSQVARNLMLECETGRGTNSLIRAGYGGWLLYTAASAGDADFVRELLGRNPALVFGEGEYGVTDIMYAAARSNNCEVFEVVLRSALSPAQMEEICQRDMMNRAVHAAARGGNWEMLKQLVGEGCGVLGFRDAQGCTVLHTAAARGQVQVVRNLLASFDVVNLTDDQGNTPLHVASYGGHLPVVEILILASPSLALLTNHYGDTFLHMAVAGFRSPGFRRLDKHAELMKQLVCGKIVNLQDIINVKNNDGRTVLHVSVIDNVQCELVEMLMSVPSIDLNICDADGMTPLDLLKQRPQSASSDILIKMMISSGGVSNGGNAIAGNALCTHHKAHVIGGSPGTSFRIPDAEIFLYTGNENSSEANYDEASVESYSSSNEPSNSESDDSPDNKKSNYSANSAVKRSKFHLGWPKRKGTKAAASEVENDDSLDPFSSSRNLEEFSIPLRQRYSQSQPCSLPNNKRTQSIRTSLPNPFSKVKFSAGLMQGVMQVKPHFAHSPFQELSVASLSSIKKQKGTSCSNPPSDDEELLLNYKHCSFNKKLMNRYFSFGAQGLAVDNSNSCAKSNRSYKHLSSTVA; from the exons ATGTCTCCTTCACACTTGCCTCTTCGCTGGGAGAGCACCGGGGAACAGTGGTGGTACGCTTCTCCGATCGATTGCGCCGCCGCGAACGGCCACTACGATCTGGTGGTGGAGCTTCTCCACCTCGACAGCAACCTCCTCATTAAGCTCACTTCCCTCCGCAGAATTCGGCGCCTCGAAACAGTGTGGGACGACGAGGAGCACTTCGAGGACGTCGCGAAATGCCGCTCGCAGGTTGCCAGGAACCTCATGCTGGAATGCGAGACGGGAAGAGGAACCAACTCTCTCATTCGCGCCGGCTACGGCGGGTGGCTCCTCTACACCGCCGCCTCGGCCGGCGACGCGGATTTCGTCCGGGAACTGTTGGGGAGGAACCCTGCGCTTGTGTTCGGAGAAGGAGAATATGGAGTCACTGATATAATGTATGCTGCTGCGAGGAGCAATAACTGTGAGGTGTTTGAGGTTGTGCTTCGTTCTGCTCTCTCGCCGGCGCAGATGGAGGAGATTTGCCAGAGGGATATGATGAATAGGGCGGTTCATGCTGCTGCGAGAGGAGGGAACTGGGAGATGCTGAAACAGCTTGTGGGAGAGGGTTGTGGCGTTTTGGGGTTTAGAGATGCTCAAGGGTGCACTGTTTTGCATACTGCAGCTGCCAGAGGACAGGTTCAG GTGGTGAGAAATCTACTTGCATCATTTGATGTTGTAAACTTGACAGATGATCAAGGGAACACACCGTTACATGTAGCATCTTACGGGGGTCACTTACCTGTGGTGGAGATTCTGATTCTTGCATCCCCTTCATTAGCATTGTTAACCAACCACTATGGAGATACTTTTCTTCATATGGCAGTGGCTGGTTTCAGAAGTCCCGGTTTCCGAAGACTGGACAAACATGCTGAGCTCATGAAGCAATTGGTTTGTGGAAAGATTGTGAACTTACAGGACATTATCAATGTCAAGAACAATGATGGAAGAACGGTTCTTCATGTATCCGTGATTGATAATGTTCAGTGCGAGCTAGTGGAAATGTTGATGTCTGTGCCATCAATTGATCTGAACATTTGTGATGCTGATGGGATGACCCCTTTGGATCTTCTAAAACAAAGACCACAATCAGCATCTTCTGATATTTTGATCAAGATGATGATTTCCTCTGGAGGGGTATCTAATGGTGGAAATGCTATAGCAGGAAATGCCCTTTGCACTCATCACAAAGCACATGTCATTGGAGGCAGTCCTGGCACTTCATTCAGAATACCAGATGCAGAGATATTCTTGTACACTGGCAATGAGAATTCATCAGAGGCCAATTATGATGAAGCAAGTGTGGAATCATATTCCTCCTCAAACGAACCAAGCAATTCTGAATCCGATGATTCCCCAGATAACAAGAAGTCTAATTATTCTGCCAATTCTGCTGTAAAACGTTCAAAGTTTCATCTGGGGTGGCCTAAAAGAAAAGGGACAAAAGCAGCTGCATCAGAAGTAGAAAATGATGATTCTCTTGATCCTTTTAGTTCAAGTAGAAACTTGGAAGAGTTTTCAATTCCATTGCGGCAAAGATACTCACAATCACAACCATGCTCCCTTCCAAACAACAAAAGAACACAATCTATCAGGACTTCTCTTCCAAATCCATTCTCCAAAGTGAAATTCAGTGCTGGCCTGATGCAAGGTGTAATGCAGGTAAAGCCACATTTTGCTCATAGTCCTTTCCAAGAATTATCTGTGGCTTCTCTTTCTTCCATCAAGAAACAAAAGGGTACTTCTTGCTCTAATCCACCATCAGATGATGAGGAACTTCTGTTGAACTACAAACATTGTTCcttcaataaaaaattgatgaatAGGTATTTTTCTTTTGGGGCACAAGGCCTGGCTGTTGACAATTCCAATAGCTGTGCAAAGTCAAACAGGAGTTACAAGCATTTGAGTTCCACAGTTGCCTAA